In Sebastes fasciatus isolate fSebFas1 chromosome 24, fSebFas1.pri, whole genome shotgun sequence, the following are encoded in one genomic region:
- the LOC141762843 gene encoding ly6/PLAUR domain-containing protein 6-like, producing MMEAWPTVAWVLLMTSVADWLRTVQSRDFTMTDIILLHPSTTPHPGGFKCFTCEDAADNYECNRWAPDVYCPKDARYCHTLHMMDNHGDSVSVTKRCATLENCLFTGCADVTDNGYQMCSSCCEGNICNVLVPRNASSSVFSSTSPLVSSSGGFLPATLSYVIIIIICIFIAGHV from the exons ATGATGGAGGCCTGGCCAACAGTGGCCTGGGTCCTGCTAATGACCAGCGTCGCTGATTGGCTGAGAACGGTCCAGTCACGGGACTTCACCATGACGGACATCATCCTGCTGCATCCCTCAA CTACTCCTCATCCTGGAGGCTTCAAGTGCTTCACGTGTGAAGACGCTGCAGATAACTATGAGTGTAACCGCTGGGCGCCGGACGTCTACTGTCCAAAAG ATGCCAGATACTGTCACACGCTCCACATGATGGATAACCACGGCGACAGTGTGTCCGTGACCAAGCGGTGTGCGACCCTGGAGAACTGTCTGTTTACCGGCTGTGCTGATGTCACTGATAACGGCTATCAG ATGTGCTCATCCTGCTGTGAGGGGAACATCTGTAACGTGTTGGTGCCGAGGAACGCCAGCAGCTCCGTCTTCTCCTCCACTTCTCCTCTGGTCAGCTCGAGCGGAGGGTTTCTTCCTGCGACACTGAGCtacgtcatcatcatcatcatctgcatCTTCATAGCTGGACATGTTTGA